The genomic window TCAGGTCCTGATATCAGGTCCTGAAATCAGCTCTCATAATGGCATAGTTAAAAGTCTCAAGTGTTAGCTTGAGCCAGGGCCTTGCTCCAGTGTCCTCCCGCTTGTGTTGCCTGCACACACTCCCTGCCTCGGTCTCCACCTCGTACTGCGGGGTTTTTGGGGTGTTGCCCAGACGACGTCGGGGTCGTGCGGGTGGAGCAGGTGGTGTCCAGCAGTGCAGGTGGGGTTCTCGGGGTTCTCCTGGTGGCCAAGTCTCTGGCGGCTGATGGTGTCCTGAGAGGCTGCCCTTGAGCTGAGTGGGACGCACAGTGACTCTGGGGCACTCGGGGCTTCCTTAGTGTCTGGTGAAGCTGCCGGTGGCTCCTTGTGCTCCAGTCCCGTGGGCAGCATGTCTCAGGGTCAGGCCTCCGGACCAGCAGCAGCCACGTTCTCTGGGAATTGCTTGGAAAGGAGGATCTTGGGCTCTGTCGTTTGTGTGGTCACAGCGTAGTGGTCTGTCGGGGCCCTAGGACTCCGCCTGCTGACCCTGTGCTGCCCAGGCCGAGCAGGTGGTGGCCCAGGGCAGCTGCAGCCAGGACTGAGGTTGTGGGCAGCCCAGGGCTGGGTTTCTGCTGCTCTTAACTGTGGGGCTGAGACGCCCAGAGCCCACCAGGGAGGCGCGGGGAGCCGGGTGCGTGGAtttcccggctccatggggagatTCCTTGTACAGCCTCAGACATCATGGTCACCACGTCTGGGTCGGAGCGTGCAGCCTTCAGAACTCACCCCGCCTCACCGTTTGTCGCAGGTTTCAAAGAGCAGATTTACGACGTGTACAGGTACCTGCCCCCGGCCACGCAGGTGGTGCTCATCAGCGCCACGCTACCTCACGAGATCCTGGAGATGACCAACAAGTTCATGACCGACCCCATCCGCATCTTGGTGAAGCGGTAGGAACGCCCTGCTTCCGGGTGGTTCGAGAGCACAGCCACATAGCTTGTATCTGGGGCgtaaaatgagaagaatttttaatttcattttattttctgttttgaaaagccAGCTTTTGTTCCCCTTTGGCCCAGTAATTTCCAAACTCTCAACTAGCTGATGGCGTCTGTCCGTCAGTGTCGTGGCAGTAAAATACATGATACGGGGGTTCGCGGCTGTTGAGGGCTCAGACCAGCCAGCGTGTGGCCCGTGCGGTGGAAGTGCTGGCCCCAGGGAGGGCtgtggctgggaggggcaggtgcCTCTGTGGGGCAGGCAGGCACCAGGAGCTGTGCTTGGCTTGTGTCTGCCCGCAGATCTTGGCAGAAGAATGTGTTCCCAGGacttgtctttgttttctagTGATGAGTTGACTCTAGAAGGCATCAAGCAGTTCTTTGTGGCGGTGGAGAGGGAAGAGTGGAAATTTGACACTCTGTGTGACCTGTACGACACGCTGACCATAACTCAGGCGGTCATCTTCTGTAACACCAAAAGGAAGGTACGCAGTCACCCGAGCTGTTCCATGTCCTTCTGGCCCGAATGGAAGGTTGGTTCTCTGAGGAACGCTAGTCAGCCGTTCTCTGAAACGGCTTAGAAGCGAAGAGTCGGGCGTGACGGCGCACTGTGCAGATGTGTCGATGCTGGTCCCACCAGAGAAGGCTCGGGTGTCACTGGTTTTAGGTGGGACCTGGGCCTGGGTCTTGGCCTCCAAGGGATGCTTGTGTGCAGGCTCCGTGGAGAGCCCCTGGTGGCTCCCTGGAAACGGGGAAAGGAGTTGGGCCACCGTCCAAAAAAGAtgtgaatttgaatttcaaacaAGAACAGTGAGATGcggtctttttttccttcttgagaaAATTAAgcgtctcatgctctaccgactgagctagctgGGCGCCCTGAGAAATTTATGTGGAACTTTTGCCCTGATACATGCTGGGGAAAGTGCAGTTCCTGCATACCCAGTGAAGATGGTCTgagttttcttttaaggttttatttattcacttgacagacggtgagagagcacaagcccggGGATGGGAGCGGGAGAGGCAGGCCTCCCCTCGACAGGGAGCCTAACTCCGGGCTTGATCCCCagctcggggcttgatcccgatCTCGGGATCaggacctgtgccgaaggcagagacctaatgACGgggccccccaggcaccccgactgGTCTGAGTTTTAAGAGCGCTTGGGCTGTGCACGCACATCGGTTGCGCTGTAGGCTGTCGTGGAAAATCCAGAATGTACTGTCTGGTTTGCTTTCCGAGCTCACAGCGCGTCTGTTGGTCTGGTGTGCAGGTCGACTGGCTGACGGAGAAGATGCGGGAAGCCAACTTCACGGTGTCGTCCATGCACGGGGACATGCCGCAGAAGGAGCGCGAGTCCATCATGAAGGAGTTCCGGTCCGGCGCCAGGTGGGCAGGCCCCTCTCTCCACACCCGGTCCCGCCGGTGGTGTTCCCTGGGCTCTCCGTCCGCGGGCTGTGCCAGGTTCCCCTCGTGCTCCCAGCTGTggtaggggcccctgggagggCGCCTTCGCTGGGTAGGCCGGTCGCCTTACTGGAAGCGTGTTTCTTCGTTGCCAGATAAGGAGATTTTCTGTTCATCCTTCCGTGGTGGGTCTTTAAATCCCCCTGTGGTCAGAGAATGTGCTCTGTTGCTCGTACTGGGGTGTGCTCAGTGGCCCACTGCTCGCTTCCCTTCAGACGCTGGTGCCCGTGAGCATGCGTGCGCAGGCAGGGCGCTGTGGGGTGGCCACGTGTCGCGTCCTGTGCGGGCCTGGAGGTGCAGGTGCTCTGCGTCCTGGCCTTTGGTTCCCGAACCGTCCCATCGACGTTGAGAGTGCCGCGCACGCCGTTCTGGGAGGCTTGCTCTGCTCCCTCCGGTGTGTCCTACGGTCGGGTCTGCACCTGCAGGCTCCCTCTGATTCTGGAGGAGTGACTTTCGTCACCGAAGCACCTGTGTCCCCGGTCCTGCTGTGATGCCGCCACGGTGGCTGCATCTGGTGGCTGTCCCCTCCGGTTGGCTGTCCCCTCCAGGGTCCAGCACACCCTGTCTCCTGTTTGCGGCCACAGGCTGCAGTGTGTCTCGGGTGGTTGTCCTGTAGTCTGAAGGTGATCCCGTCTTTATGGAGCCACCGGTCCGGTTCCGTCAATGCCGACACTGGCGTATGTGGTTTAAACGGGCCGCACGCGTCGTAGGTGCACTTTGCTTctcctgtttcttctttgtttctttctctcggGTTTTTTCTCACTGTGATTCCTTCTCCCCAGTTCTGGTTTTGGAAAGTGTTTCTACCTTCGTGAGTAGAGCAGCCCCCTTAGCACATCGGCACCTGTCGTGATGCGCTCTGGGGCCATCGTCGCTGCCGGCAGAGGCTGGAAGCAGGACTTCAGGGGCCCTCCCCTTCCGTGGAAACCGCACGACGTCTCTGTGTGACAGAAAGTGTTCACACGGAGACTCGTCCCCTTCCGTGGAAACCGCACGACGTTTCCGTGTGACAAAGTGTTCACACGGAGACTCGTCcctacttctcttttcctttgtctcagaCCTGTCTGGGTTGGGTCTCCTTCTCCCTGAAGAGTGTCTTTATGTGTTTACTTTGGGGCTACCGGGGACAGGGTGCGGGTTTTAGTTTGTCGGGCGGTGTTTGCTTCACTGTGCAACGGCCCTTGCGACGTCTCGAGGGAGGGGTTTGCCGAGAGAACCCTGGGGTTACGGCTGTTGCCGTTGGGAAGTCCTGCTGCCCCGCTCGTGTGTTTGCATCTCCCCGTTCCTTCCCCTGATGGGTCTCGGTGTGGCTCTCGTCTTTGCTTGTGTCTGGCGGCCGCGTGACCTGCCGGGCCTGGCCTCCCCTCCGCGCGTGCCCGGGGCCCTGTTCTCTCCCCCGCGGGGCTGCGCACGGGGGTGGTGATGTGGCTGGGCCGCCTTCCTGTTCCATCTTGAACTCTCTTCTCCCGTGTGGCTGCGCCCTCGCACTCTGAGCGCGTCCCCACAGTCACGTCCCATAAGCTAGGATTCGAGCCGTAAGTGTAACCGTGGATCTCCTGGCAGCCATAGTCAAGCAGGTGAAAAGAACCAGGTGAAGTTGATTtttagtacattttatttaatctcatGTGGCAAATCATTTCAGCGTTTTCATCGTGTAACTAGcattaaaaatactaattaagaCTTTGCCgatttctttttgttctaagTCTTCAAAATGCTGTGTGTGTGACCCGTCCACAGCCCCGTTCCAGGCTGGGCACATAGTGGGTGCTCGGCCGGCGGGTGCTCGGGCAGCCTCTGTGTTGGACGGTGCAGATCCAGGGTGTGTCCGATCCTGTCCTGGCTGAAGGGCAGAGTGGTGCGAGTCACAGTTCAAGTTGGAACACACGGCGGAGCCCGCACCGAAGTCAGTGACACTGCTGTCCCCCGCTCCTGCCGGGCAGAAGTAGGGTTTGTTTCCCAGTGATTGACGGGGCTGGCTTTCCACAGGTTGAGCGCAGCGCAGGGAGAGGTCCTGGTCTCGGTCCGTTCGAGCACGCAGGAGGCCAGCGCAGCTGAGGACACACAGTGCCCTGCACACGGGTCGTTGGCGTCCGCGACCCCTCACACCTGCGCGGGGCCAGGTGACAGTGACCCGGCATGTTTTCTACTTAGAGCCAGTCCAGaacctttctttttaagatgttatttatcgtggggggagcagagagaggacaagcagactgtgccctgagcgtggagcccggTGCGGCGCCCCCGTCCCGGGGCCTGAGGTCTCgagctgagccgaaatcaaggacGGAGCCACCTGGCGCCCCGCCAGCCTGAGACGTGCGTGATGGAGGTGACCGCCTTCAATTCCTTCTCTTTTCGCAGCCGGGTGCTCATCTCCACGGACGTGTGGGCCCGGGGGCTGGACGTCCCGCAGGTGTCCCTCATCATCAACTACGACCTGCCCAACAACAGAGAGCTGTACATCCACAGGTGCGGGCGGGCTTCGGGGGGTCTGCCGGCCGGGGGGCTTCCTGGCGCCTTCCCTGCCGCATCCTCTGAACTGGTTTGTTCTGCTCTTGAAGAATCGGGCGGTCGGGCCGCTACGGCCGCAAGGGGGTGGCCATCAACTTCGTGAAGAATGATGACATCCGCATCCTGAGGGACATCGAGCAGTACTACTCCACCCAGATCGACGAGATGCCCATGAACGGTGAGCGGCCGCCCGGCCCCGCTGGGGCGGCCCTGGGGCCCTTCTCTTGTTCTCGTTCTGCCTGTTTTGGGGAAGTCTGTCGTGAGCCTCTAGGTAGACCTGTGTGTTTTCTTGTTCATATTATTCCTTAATATTCCTTTCTGCCTCTCAGTGGCTGACCTGATCTGAGGAGCCCCATGTGCCGACGAGGAGCCAGTGCCcgcctgcccgcccgcccgcctgcccACCTGCCCCGTGCTCTAGCGGGGACGCGCTCGGGGGCGGCTTCCAGGTGATGGGGTTTATGTGAACTCTCCGAGAGCCCCCAGGACGAGCGTTTGGTGTTCTTTTCTTACCTATATGTAAATAATGCATTACTCTGaggttttttttcattaaatgtttgaaacttttattataaactctaatttatgtttcttttcttttttttaaacatttatttaagtaatttctacccctcaatgtgggtcttgaactcacgatcctgagatcaagagccacctgctccactgactgagctagccaggtgcccctgtaatttaTGTTTCTCAAGGTGCCCCTGCTTTTTTGGTAACGTGCAGTGTGATCTGGGCACCCCGTCAGGCCCTTCACCCCGTTCTCTGGTCTCGAACAGTAAACGGAAGTGGTAGCTCTGCTGGCCTCTGCGGACGGCGCACACTGGTCAGGATGATAGCGCTGTGCACTGTTCACCAGCGATTCTGACCGAAGGCTTTTGCACTGGTCCGGTTTGTGAAGGGGACGTCCTGTGTGAACTCCCGTCCCAGAGAGACGGCACAGGGGCCCAGAGGCAATGCATGGGGGCACCTCTGCACCGGCAGCAGAGACCGTGACGCCACAGTCCCGGCCATGTGCACCCACACTGTCCCCAGCCAGGACACGGCAGCCGGCCCCGAGTGCCGGACCCCATTTCCTATGGACAGGAGGGAGGGAATTTGGAGGTGGAAGAGCAGAGGCCTCAAATACTTGTCCCCAGCTTAGGCTTGGGTTTGTGCACCAGGTGCCAAGAGACAGGATGGGAGCCCTGGGTGAATCCCTGGAAGGACTGGTCACCAGCCTTGAGCTGGTCACCAGCCTTGAGCTGTTCCGGCTTCAGAAGCACCGCCGGTTAGGGTGGAGGAGGAACGGGTGCGCacggggaggagagggcaggaaaCCAACCCAACCGCAAGGTGAGACACTTGGGGAGCTTAACTCAAATGCTGTCCAGGAAAGAGAGCAGTTAGAAAAAGCACAAAAGCTGCTCACCCTTGCAGGTGACTGAGATGTGATCCATGGCTATCAGAGGTTCCATAACCACCCTAAGTGTTGCAGGGGCGTGGGAACTCTTTATGTTGGTGGTGTCGATAGGTACAGACTTTCTGGAAAGCAGCCTGGCTCTGAGCAGTGGGAGCAATTAAAATTGAGTAATTTTGCCTCGGGCAGTAGTCTGGAATGTAGACTGCACAAGTGGGTTCCCCACAGTGTGCTGCGGCACTGGGAAGGGGAGTGAGTGTTTGGCGCCGGGGGCTTTGTGGGCGAGCGCTGATATTTGCATCAGTATGAGCAGGTGGGGGTTGTTGGGAAGGCAGCTGGCAGCAGCCCAGACGGTTTAGCTGCGTCCCTTGGCAACTGAGCATTGAGGGAAGCAAGAGGGCTGGTGGGCCCCGCTAGACAGATGTTCAGGCCATTCAGCATTCCGTGTTGAATATTCAAGTATTCAGTAGCTATTTTTAGCGGTTAATAGCTAGAAAGCGGAAATAACCCCAATATCCATCCCCTGGGAGGTGTGGGAAGTGCCCGCGGAGGAGCTTGCTGCTGGCATTGCCGCCGCTCGGGCTGCTGCAGCGCCTGCTCGGGGAGCCCGCCAGGCACCAGAGGCCACGTGCTGTGTGATGCTGCGTCTGTGAAATGTCCCAGGCAGGTGACTTAGACAGCTAGCAAGCGGGGGGTGTTttccagaggctggggagggcgGCCGGGGAGCGCGTGCTCTGGGGCGGTGTTTCGGGGAGGCAGGAGGGCGGGAGGAAGACATCGCGTGGACCGCGGTCATGGTCGTGCTGCTCTGAGCGTCGCAGCATTGGGTAGCGCGTTTGAAAGGCGGTGAGTTGTGTGTGAGCGTGGTCAGTCACAGGTCGGGCGTGGAGCCGGCCGCATCCTCCCCTGAATGATGCTTACACGGGCGTGAGCAGAGTGAAGTCCGTTGTTCACAGATCGTTATGTTGGGCTGTAAGACGACACCGCTGCACACGGTCACGGGAAGTCAGCGCAGATAAGCGAAGAGTGACGCCACGGGAGCACTGGCCTCGGTAGCCCGCCGCCCGACGGAGCCTGGAGCCGCAAGCGCAGCATGGACCGAGGCTTTGCTGCCTGAGTGTTCCCAGGGGCGTAAGTGAAGAGGTAGGTCATCAGAGACAGCGTGACAGTCCTCCGCGCCCCTGCACCTCGAGCGGAGCGTCAGACACTGGCAGCGGCCGATTGAGCTGCACGGAGGGATGGATGGGCCCACAGCGAGGAGTGGCTGTCAGGAACCGTGTAGGAGAGAGGCACGGTGTCCTCATCTCGCACGTTCGGCATCAGACCGTGGCGCTGGCTGGCGCGGTAAGGCAGCCAAAGGGGACAAGAGGCATCCAGTTGGAAAGGGAAAGGTCCTTATGCACAGGTGATGCGATCCTCCACGTAGAAGATCCTATGGAACCTGCAGCAAAGAGCCAGTAACTGAGTTTAGGAAACGCAGCCATATACAAGGTCAGTATTCAGAGCTCACTTGTACGCCTGCATGTCAACAGGGCACACTCGGAGAATGAAACCCGGGGGCTCCGTCAGACGGGAGATACGTAAGCTCTGTGCACCGAAAGCCACGGCACATCGCGGTGGGAAGTGTCCGTGAGCGAGAGAGGGGCCGTCCTGCGGAGGAGTCGGCCTTGTCAGCTGTCGGCTCTCCCCATGCTGTCCTGCAGGGTCCGCTCAGCCCCAGTCACAAAACTGAGACTTGGGCAAAAATTgagaagctgattctaaaatttactttttttatttttaaaaaaaatttatttatttgacagaaatcacaagtaggcagaggcaggcagagagagagaggagaaagcaggctccccgctgagcagagagcccgatgcggggctcgatcccaggacccggagaacatggcctgagctgaaggcagaggctttcacccactgagccaccgaggcgcccgattctaaaatttatatggaaatacaaaggatctaGTGTAGTGAGAACAATTTTGTGAAATTGAACGAACTGGACGGCTTCGACTGCCTTACAGCAAAAACTACTACAGAGTGACAGCGGAACCGGGATGCCACGGGGCCTCGACCGTGATACAGAGTCCAGAAAGAGACCACAGATTTATAGTGAGAGGGTTTTCAACAAACGTGCGGAGGCAATGCCATGGGGAAGGATTATGCTTTTAACCGAAGGGACCAGAACACTGGGGTAAccacatgcagagaaaaaaaatcctcagttgTTACTTCACACCATGTAGAAACAGTAGCTTGAGATATAAGGCCTAAAATTACAAAACTTCTGGAAGACAGTGGGAGAAAAGTCCTTTTAGGGACCTTGAgtttggcaaagatttctttaatAGGACGGAAGAAATAATTATAGATCGgactctttaaaatgaaaaaccctCTACTCTTCATTGGGCACCATTGGGAAAGCAAGAAGCTGCACCATGGCCTGGGAGACCAAATTCTGAAGCGCAAACCTGACAGGGGCCTTCAGCCGGAGCCCGCATGCGGGGCTGTTACTCGGGAGGGGCCGTGGTCCCTCGCAGATCCCAGGTCCTCCTCCCTGGAGCCTGGGACTGTGTCACATTGGATGGCACGAGGGACGTTGCAGACAGATGTGATCAAAGATTTTGAGATGAGATCGTGCTGAAATACCCAAGTGGACCCAGACCAACCACTTGAGCTCTGGAAACCCAATCATATTCTAGACTTTGGTCGGCCAGAGGGGTCTGACGCGCCCCACCCACCGTCACTGGGCTTGGAAGCTCCACGGCCAAGGCGAGCCGCAGCCTCTAGACATGGTTCGCAGCGGGCGGGAGCCCGAGCCCAGACCTCCAAACCCGTGCGGCCGACGTCTGCCAGCAGCCTGCACCGGCGAGGAACCGGATTCGGGCCCAGAGCCTGCGGGGAGGAAGCAGCCTGGAGGGAGACCTTGGCTGCCCTCCCTGCCACCAGCGCCACAACGAGGTGATTCTGCTGTTTGTAGCCACTGAGCTTGTAGTCATTTGTTACAGTAGCAATGGAAAGACTACAATATCTATGATAGATGTGTAGTGTAAGTCACTAACAAGGCTGCCACTCCACGTTAAAAAAAGGCCAAAGATTTGAAGAGACACTTCCCCAGAGAAATTCATGGGTGACAGATAGCCAAAGTCTGCAAAAAGGTGCTTGGCATGGCTTGTGTGCAGGGACACGTGTTTGGAACCGCGAGCCCCATTCTCGCCAGGATGCCGAAGGCCAGCGGACTAGTCCCAAGTCGGCGAGGATGCGGGGCAGCGGGCACTCTGGCTGCTGGCGGGAATGCGGACCAGCACCAGCACATTGGAGAGCAGTTTGGCAGCTTCTAGAACGTGAGTCACACCCGCCCCCATATGACCTGACCGTGCCACCCTGGCCTGTGCTCAAGAGAAGTGAGGACCCGGGAAACCACTCAGTGCAGCTTTATTCACACCGGCCCCGGATCGCAGCCAGCCCCGAGGCCCACGGTGGCATCCCCGCTCGGAGGCGAGCAGGGACGTACAGCGTAGGCGAGTGTCGGAGGAATCCGGCCGAGTGATCTCAGCGGGACAGCGTGCGGGAAGCTCCCCTTTCCATAAACCTCTGGAAAACACACTGCAGACTAGTTGCCTGGGGTGAGGTGTAGgggcccacctcccacccaccctgcctcGGACTCCACGCCCAGTGGGACATTCTCCAGGCCCGAGTGGTGCCGGGAAGGTGGCACAGGGCTCTGCTGCTTTGAGAGCCTGGGGTGTGGCATGCGtgcagctgcccccaccccccagagcaTCGAGGGGCAGGCTGGGACGGAGGGGCTGCCTCCATGTCCTGGCCCTGAGACACATCCTTTCTGCGCCGAATCCCAGAAGGACCAGCAGAAGCTTGATTGCAATGACCCCTTTATTAGTAATAATTGCACTTAAGATCAAGGGTTTCCCTGGGTCCTGTGAACCCTCCGGAGATCCCCCGGCCCGCTCTCATTGGACGGGGGGCAGGGGACAGCTCCCCCTGCTGCCGGGGGGCATTGCCCAGAGAGCAGGCTGCGGTGGCTGTCCAGCCCTGTCCTTTTACCGGGCCAGAGCAGCACAGCCGCCCGCGGCGTGACCTCGGGGTGCAGGCACAACATCCTCATCTGGAGCGCACCTATGCTGTCTCGGGCggggagctgggggcaggtggggagctgggggcaggcGACATCATTCTCATTCCAGTGACAAGCTACGGAGAGGTAAGCCTTCCAGAACAGCGCTGCACACACGAGGCAACCCTGGGGCCACGGCCCATGGGATCTGTGCGGAGAACCGTCCGGCGTGTTGCTGGCCCAGAGCCCCTGGTCCCAAGAGGTAGACACACAGGCAGACCGGGGTTCTTGAGGGAGGGCGGCGCCATGAGACGTGGGGCAGGCGTGTCTGACCCCAAGGCCCACCCACACGTCCTAACCAGGAGGTCACAGGCGCCGGGGCCTCTGTGAAACCGGTCTCCTCCCGTACACAGGATCGGCACACCACCGGCCCAGGTCACGACCAGCTGATGACAAACTGCCGTCCCATCAGCAGGGACACGGGGATGTCCAGGGTCTggggaaaaacaagaaataaaaattgaccggggcgcctggggggctcagatcatgatccaagggccccggattgagtcccgcatcaggttccctgctcagcgggaagcctgcttcctcctctctctctacttctcctcctgcttgtgctctttccctctttctctctcaaataaataaaatcttttaaagataaaaatttaaaaaaaagtaaaaactgacCACCAGGCAGGTGCCCTCAGAGGGGAGGTCCCGAGCTCCGCCCCGGGCTGGAGTGAGCGGTGTGCTTGGGGACGGCCCCAGCCCCGGGGGCTTCTGGCTCTGGGCCTCCCCAGCTGAGTTCGGAGGACGGTGTCCTCTGTGTTGGCCGCCCCAGCCTGAAGCGGGCTGGCATTTAAACATGGCCCACACGCCGCCGTCTGTGTAGGCACCAGCGGAGCAGAGATCCGGGGCGCGCAGGGCCTGTGCTTACCCT from Mustela nigripes isolate SB6536 chromosome 16, MUSNIG.SB6536, whole genome shotgun sequence includes these protein-coding regions:
- the EIF4A3 gene encoding eukaryotic initiation factor 4A-III, giving the protein MAATATMATSGSARKRLLKEEDMTKVEFETSEEVDVTPTFDTMGLREDLLRGIYAYGFEKPSAIQQRAIKQIIKGRDVIAQSQSGTGKTATFSISVLQCLDIQVRETQALILAPTRELAVQIQKGLLALGDYMNVQCHACIGGTNVGEDIRKLDYGQHVVAGTPGRVFDMIRRRSLRTRAIKMLVLDEADEMLNKGFKEQIYDVYRYLPPATQVVLISATLPHEILEMTNKFMTDPIRILVKRDELTLEGIKQFFVAVEREEWKFDTLCDLYDTLTITQAVIFCNTKRKVDWLTEKMREANFTVSSMHGDMPQKERESIMKEFRSGASRVLISTDVWARGLDVPQVSLIINYDLPNNRELYIHRIGRSGRYGRKGVAINFVKNDDIRILRDIEQYYSTQIDEMPMNVADLI